Genomic segment of Rattus norvegicus strain BN/NHsdMcwi chromosome 7, GRCr8, whole genome shotgun sequence:
ATGGAGTCCTACACCAACAACTCATATTGAAGTTTCTCTTAGTCTATTTGACTTTTGTAATGTGTGAATCTATGAGATTTCCAGAAGTACAAAGCCCTTCTCTCTAAGATTCCTGAccagaatatgtgtgtgtgtgtttatatagtgtGACTTTGCATAGCAACTAGTTCTTAAGTTGTCACTTGAAGCATCACTGTATTATAGTATAGAATTTAAATAAGTTTTTCTTATTAAAGATAACTACAAGATCATGGCACTTCAAAGATCACTGTGTTGATCAGAACATCATACCCAGAGTCTGTAGTTAGTAGGTTTGGTGAGTTCCTAGAGCAATATATTTTTACAGAGTACCCTGGAATGCATTTTACATCTAGCTTTTAAAGGCAAAAGTACTAGAGAAATTTAAATCTTGATTGGCATTGGCATAAAGCAGCAAAGCAATCAATCAGTAGTACAGAGTCCAAAAACATACAGTTACCCGGGGCATTTTGACCACCACTGTCCAGAGATAGGTTCTTTCCTGTGAgtctgttcaggaaaaatttagaaaagaaaaggtaacaAGAGGACAAAAGCAGAGAACAGACAGAGCAAACTGACTTTTTGCAAGACTAAGAATAGATTTAGAATTGTGTTATTTATCTCTCATTACTAATTTCTTGATTTCCAATGATGTATACATTTAGTATTGCTTTAAGTGAATGGTATGagggtaaattttaaaaaatcttccaaaaatatttttctggtttaaaaagatgaattattttacttaattttttttggttttactgaagttgatttctttttatattatatatatatatatatatatatatatatatatataaattatgatTGTTTATATTATCTGTCATGTTTCTTTACTTCTTCTAGGCCAGTATCACATTATCCTGAGTGCTGCACATTCTAGGAAACTTGATGTACCTCATTTTATCAATATGAGCATTCTGAGATATTGAATAATCCTACATTTAACAAGCATGCAAAGTAACCACTGTTTTCAAAATTTGGGGGATGGTGGTTTTTTGTTGtcattcttgtttttgtttgtaattCAGTCTAGGTTGGCCTTGTACACTTGAGTTTAAAGGACCCTCTATTTCTTCATCCTTTTAGTAACTCCATGAATTAAAGGCGTCCTCAATCACCACAGGCTACAACCAATTACCATTATTCATTAGACCAGAGAAATAAAATGGctatactgtaaaaaaaaaaaaaaaaagaaactattctGATTCACAAAATGGACTTCTGGAAGCTGGCAATCAAAATTACTTTCTTATCACAAACTACAActggaattctgggaaattttttctttattttctactaTTTAGCCCTTTACCACAGACAATGCACATTAAAGCCCACAGATTTGATTCTGATGAACCTAATGACAGCCAATGTGATCATAATTCTCTCTATAGGTGTGCCCCAAACAATGGCAATTTGGGGATTGAAGGAGTTCTTTAATCATTTAGAATGTGACCTTGTATTGTACCTTCAGGGATGTGCACGAGGTGTGTCCATTTGCACCATCTGCCTTTTGAGTGTTTTCCAAACTCTGATCATCAGTCCCAAGAAATCTTTTTGGAAGTATTATAAAGTGAAAGCTTCCAAGTACATTGGCTGTTGCGTTTCCTTCCTCTGGGTCTTGAATGTGTTAATTAATTCCATTTCATTTCTGTATACGTTTAtcaaaaagaataacaaaaatgtGACAAGAATTCGAGATTTTGGGTACTGTATTCTTATAGGGAGTGATGACATCACTGACTCACTTTATGCAGCAATGGTGGTGTGCCCTGAAGTCTTCTTTTCTGTGCTCATTGCCTTGGCAAGTGTCTCCAAGATTGTCATTTTGTGCAGACACAAGAAGAGGATTCAACACATCCGTAGCACTCGTGGTTCCAGCCAAATGTCCCCAGAGTCTAGAGCCACTCAAAACATCCTCACAGTGGTGTCTACTTTTCTGACCTTTTGTACTCTCACCTCCATCTTAAGAGGCTGTATAGCTCTTTTTCATAGTCACAATTGGTGGCTGATGAACATCAATCACCTCACTTCTCTGTGTTTTCCCACGTTTGCACCCTTCGTTCTTCTGAGTCACAACTCTATTGTATCTAGATTCAGTTTGGTCTGgataagaaaaaagaatgtcTCATAATTTCCATATTGTCCAAATGCTTACTCACTCTTCACCCTAATAGGTCAATAAAGAATGTTAAAAGAGTTATGCCCTTTCTTTCTAAAATTGGTCAAATGTAGTCAAAGTATATTCACTTTGAAAGACCCCTTCCAGAAAAGGGATTATACAAGCCTAGCCCTAGGCCCTCAAACATAGAAATAACAGATGAGTTTTAATACACAGGCCtggaactaaaataagccttatgagaaagttcaagaagttcatatgagtcccaagctttgtgggacaagctgacccaacatttagacaaaatagcccagaaaagaaaacaaaatgcagaaactagactaaaatatgggcattgctccatgggccacctggcagggaaaaagaaacagttccTGACCCCCTGGGAGACCCGACCACCATGTgctttttgctaactcattgttatgattatagccaaaataggtaatgtaCACGTATGtttcatttactccaccaatcacatccctgtaaccatgcatctgcttctgtaagcctgcttctgctccccaaaatactataaaaagcctaCCCTGGCTCtgttaggcgcgccagtcttccgaattgactgggactcccacagatacctgtgcttcctggtcaataaaaatcctcttgcaaattgcagcctgtggactcggactggtcattggggcttgaggatctccctcctgagggaagattctcgcTGAGAGTCTTACacttgggggctcgtccgggatcggagatcctctgcctagagaccaccgaccacccaccgggaggtaagctggccagcatttgtcttgtcctgtcttgtcttgctttgtgacttgttctgtaaatgcttagttacttggcttgggtctagaCCGTTTGTCTTTGGgcaggccagagaaggagctgacgagctcagacttctcccccgcagccctggaagacgttctaAGGGTGTTTGGAGCCCGATTTGTCAGGGCTCAGTCTGTATCAGAAGGATACGTAGTTTTGGTGGAGGGTGAGGGATCCGGACCCTCAGTGCGCCCCTCCGACTTTTTACTTTCAATTTTGCGCCATAGCCGCGTGGCGCGCTTGACTGTTGCTTGTTTGATTGTTAGGTGTGTTTGTCTTGTTTGCTCTCTAATTTACCTTgaaactaacatgggacagtctttAACAACGCCGTTGAGTCTTACTCTCGACCACTGGAAGGACGTCAAGGACCGAGCAGATGAACAAGGGGTCGAAATTAAGAAGGGGAAGTGGCAGACCCTTTGCACTTCTGAGTGGCCCACTTTTGGAGCCGGATGGCCGGTGGACGGTACTTTTAACAAAAATGTTATTTTACAGGTCAAGGATCAGATCTTCCATAAAGGACTAcatggacatcctgaccaggtgcCTTACATTATCACCTGGGAAAGCCTTGCCTTTGAGCCCCCTTCTTGGGTGCAACCCTTTGTAGACTTAAGTTGGCCCCCTACTCCCTCAGCCCCACTTGCTCCTCTCTtaaccccttcctctctctttcctgtccgGACCAAGACATCCAAACCTAAGCCGGTGCTTCCGGAAGATTCTAACTCTCCCCTTATAGATCTCTTATCTGAGGAGCCTCCTCCATACCCTGTATCTACCAGGtcaactcaggaggcagaagcaagattGCCTGCCCTCCCAGAAGCTGAACCCCAGTCTGAGGCAGCATCCTCTCCAATAGCAGGGAGACTACGCCATAAGCGGGAAACAGCACCGGATTCGACCTCGCAGGCCTTTCCCCTTAGACAGGGAACGGGAGGGCAGACCCAGTATTGGCCTTTTTCCGCGGCCGATATTTACAATTGGAAGCAGCACAATCCCCCTTTTTCCAAGGACCCAGTGGCCCTTACTGaactaatagaatctgttttacttacacatcagcccacttgggatgattgtCAGCAGCTTTTACAGGCTCTTTTGATTTCGGAGGAAAAACAGAGGGTGTTTCTGGAAGCCAGGAAGCATGTCCTGGGGGATGATGGGCGTCCTACTCAGCTGCCTGATGCACTTGATGATGCATTTCCACTCACAAGGCCGAACTGGGACTTCAATACGGTTGACGGTAGGGGACACCTACACCTTTACCGCCAGTTGCTcttagcgggtctccgaggggctgccCGGCGCCCAaccaatttggctcaggtgaaGCAGGTATTACAGGGGGCCGATGAGACCCCCTCAGCTTTCTTAGAAAGACTAAAAGAGGCCTATTGCATGTACACACCCTATGATCCAGATGACCCAGGGCAGATGACGAGTGtttctatgtccttcatctggcaggctgcgcCAGATATCAGGGCTAAGTTACAGAGGTTGGAGAACCTACAGGGTTATACGCTGCAGGACTTGCTTAAGGAAGcagaaaggatttttaataagagagagacccaggaagaggaggaggaaagattaCGTAGGGAGAAagatgagagggagagaaagaggagcaagGAGCTGAATCGGAttttggccgccgtagttcagagtcagggaaggaagggagacaggaagggaaatcgaaaggggctgaagctggacaAGGATCAGTGCGCCTACTGCAAGGAGAAAGGACATTGGGCCCGAGACTGCCCTAAGAACCCTAAGAACTCCCGTGGACCCCggaagaagccagagacctcccTTTTGACCCTAGatgaagattagggaggtcagggccaggagcccccccccctgagcccaggataactcttgaagttggggggcagcccGTTACCTTTCTAGTGGACACCGGAGCTcaacattcagtcctcacccaggcTCATGGACAGCTCAGTGACCGAACAGCCTGGGTGCAAGGAGCCACTGGTGGCAAGATATATCGATGGACAACAGACCGctgggttcagctggctactggtaaggtgactcATTCTTTCCTACATGTTCCGGATTGTCCATACCCTCTACTGGGCCGTGACTTGCTTGctaaactaaaagcacaaattcattttgaagaaggaggggCCCGGATAACTGGTCCCCAGGGAACCCCTCTCCAAGTTCTAACCCTTCAATTAGAGGacgaatatagactatatgaaccgggacatGACAAGCCACAAACTACagaaatagactcttgggtcaCAAAGTTCCCACTAGCATGggcagagactgggggaatggGACTAGCGCTTCAGCAGCCTCCTTTGATTATTCAACTAAAGGCCACTGCAGTTCCAGTTTCTATAAAGCAGTATCCCATGTCACAGGAGGCCTACCAGGGAATAAGACCACATATTAGAAGGCTTCTAGACCAGGGCATTTTAGTCCCTTGCCGGAATACGCCCCTGTTACCTGTCAAAAAGCCGGGAACTGGAGATTACATGCCAGTACAAGATTTAAGGGAGGTCAATAAAAGGGTAGAAGACATCCATCCGACTGTCCCAAACCCTTACAACTTACTCAGTACTCTGCCCCCCACACATACTTGGTATACAGTTTTGGACctgaaagatgctttcttttgtcttcGGCTCAGCCCGGAAAGCCAACCTTTATTTGCTTTTGAATGGAAAGATCCGGATTTGGGACTTTCGGGTCAATTGACTTGTACTAGATTGCCCCAGGGATTTAAAAATAGTCCCACTCTGTTTGATGAAGCTTTACATCGGGATTTGGCTGATTTTCGAGTCCAGTACCCTTCTCTTATACTCCTGCAATACGTTGATGACCTGCTTTTGGCAGGTGCCACTGAGAGGGCCTGCCATTTGGGGACAGAATCCCTCCTACAGACTCTGGGGCACCTAGGCTATCGGGCCTCAGCGAAAAAGGCCCAAATATGTCAAACTCAAGTCACTTATCTGGGATATCAGCTGAAAGATGGACAGAGGTGGTTAACCTCAGCTCGAAAACAGACTGTGGTTGGCATCCCGGTTCCAAAAAGCCCCCGTCAGCTGAGGGAGTTTTTAGGCACGGCAGGATTCTGCCGCCTCTGGATCCCGGGTTACGCCGAGATGGCTGCTCCCCTATACCCGCTTACTAAACAAGGGACGCTGTTCCAATGGGGGTCACAACAACAAGAGGCTTTTGACAACATCAAGCGTGCCTTATTGTCCTCCCCTGCCCTTGGCCTCCCAGATGTTACCAAGCCTTTCGAGCTGTTTGTAGATGAAAAGAAAGGCTATGCAAAAGGAGTTCTTACACAAAGACTAGGGCCCTGGAAGGGGCCAGTGGCCTATTAATCAAAGAAGTTAGACCCCGTTGCTTCAGGATGGCCACCTTGCCTGAGGATGGTAGCAGCAATTGCACTCCTGACTAAGGATGCTAATAAACTGACCCTAGGACAGCCTCTGACTATTTTGGCACCTCATGCGGTAGAGGCCCTGATAAAACAACCTCCTGACCgatggctctctaattcccgcatGACTCATTACCAAGCTATGTTGTTAAACACGGAGAAGGTCCAGTTTGGCCCGGTGGTGGCTTTGAATCCGGCTACCCTACTCCCCTTACCGGAAGGAGCTGAACCACATGACTGCCTACAGATTTTAGCAGAAACACA
This window contains:
- the Vom1r106 gene encoding vomeronasal 1 receptor 106; amino-acid sequence: MDFWKLAIKITFLSQTTTGILGNFFFIFYYLALYHRQCTLKPTDLILMNLMTANVIIILSIGVPQTMAIWGLKEFFNHLECDLVLYLQGCARGVSICTICLLSVFQTLIISPKKSFWKYYKVKASKYIGCCVSFLWVLNVLINSISFLYTFIKKNNKNVTRIRDFGYCILIGSDDITDSLYAAMVVCPEVFFSVLIALASVSKIVILCRHKKRIQHIRSTRGSSQMSPESRATQNILTVVSTFLTFCTLTSILRGCIALFHSHNWWLMNINHLTSLCFPTFAPFVLLSHNSIVSRFSLVWIRKKNVS